The DNA segment acatttacattatattaaaattaagagtttgatttttatacaGAGTTAGTATAATTTGTTTACACTATAAACTaactagaaatattttttatataattttttaaaaataattattaaaaaaatcaactataTTAACATAAGCAACAATTTATAAATAGATAATGTAAgtctttttacattattaatatatttaattaaattctatgcATTAATACATctattttcaatataaaatgCTTGTAAATTATCCCAATAACTCACTTTTAACTGtggattataaaatataatcggATATTTCACTAAAAACATTAACGAAGTGATCTTGTTATTATTTTGaactatttaaaaaactaaataaaaaataataaacaatatatcaaaatcaattaaaaataatgttaaaaaattattttgaaccaTTTTTTTAAGTGCTCTCTCGTTTTTATTACAACCttattacatataaataatgaGTATTCAATtctctactttaattttttttggcatacttgtaatttttttagagtAAATCTAATCACTTTTGAGGTTTCAGATTTggtgaaattatataaatacttCTTGACTTTTAAATCATTAAAGTTACTTCTCTTATGAGAATTATAAGTGGAATATATAACATATGTTATTATAGTATTTTCAAACATTATTAAGGAGGTGTTAGTATAACATATAAGTAGTActggtgtaatttttttaaacataaatgcGGTTAGTGTcggaatggaaaaaaaaaatattatcatatataatttgaaaaaaattcaagaagtACAcgtataatttgtttatttttttaaacttatacaGTATAATTTTAGAGTTTAAATTCTAAGTATAAtaagtatattaatttttagaatattttttaaaaagttaacaatattatcatattttataatatctgattcaatgataatataaaatgagaACAATCCTAaccttttcaaaaattaaatttcatgaattaattttctttttttctctatgAAAACTCAAGAAAAAATCTATCCATCCATTTAAACTAACCAATCCATATCACCAATGACACATCCATAAATTTTATGCCGTAGGAGCAGTATTTGTATGCATAAATTTGTTGGAGACAATActcatattataaattagttttttatattatatttcaaacTACGAGAACAATTTATAATTACacatgtatattatattaaaagtttGTGGGGACAATGGCCTCTAATGTGGAACAAATAGATACGTCTCTTGCATATCATTAAATATGTAAATTCAGCTGAGTGAGATTGGTTAACCCAATATTTTGAAACCTAAATCGAACTGGCCGGTTCGATTGCGAATCCATCACGTATCTGATTTAACGATAAAGTGTTAACTGGTTTTACTtaactttttttgttaaaaaaactttaaaaatgacgctgttttgtttttttattaaaaaaacattataactTATTATACtttaagtgaaatttatttttttattattatcaattcaaaatattaaaaatattttattaaaatcaatttgaacCATTGACCTTGAATAACTTTCACTGGATTGGTTTAATTAGAGATTTTAGGTTCTTAGACATATAATAATTATGCTAATTACgggaaagaaataattttaccaTATGTAACGATCTTACCGAACTCCAAAACTATTGACTGGGATGGAGAATATTTGTATTATAGAAAGAAAGTAAACGAAAACTAACCATCCATTAGTTTACATGTTATTCAGATTCGAGGGTAAATAAAcatgttagtaaaaaaaaaaaaaaatgttagtcaaAAGAAACAAAGTGAAAGTATTGAGCCGGATGTTGTTTTGTACACCATTTTGATACGAGGTTTGTCAAGGGAGGGCAGGGTTGGTGAAGCTGGCAAGATGTTAGGTGAGATGACCCAGAGGGGCTTAGTTCCTGATGTTGTTTGTTACAATGAAATTATTAAAGGTCTCTGCAATGTTGGTCTTTTGGATCAAGCACGATCTCTCCAACTTGAAATTTCTGAGCATAGAATTTCATAATGTTTGCACACATACCATTCTCATCTGTGACCTGTATAAGAGAGGAATGGTTGAGAAGGCAcagtaaatatttaataagttgGAGAAGCTTGGATGCTTTCCTTCAGCAGTGACCTTCAATGCTCTTATGCATGGACTGTGCAAGGCTGGTAAACTTGAGGAGGCACACCTTTTATTGTACAAGATGGAGATTGGGAGAAGTCCTTCGTTATTCTTCTGGCTTTCTCAGGGTTCTGATCAGGTTTTAGATACTGTTAGTCTCCAGAAAAAGGTGGAGCAAATGTGTGAGGCTGGACAACTTGTGGATGCATACAAGCTTCTCACTCAAGTTGCTTGTAGTGGGGTTATGCCTGACATTGTGACGTACAATGTTCTAATCAACGGCTTTTGCAAGGCTGCTAATATCAATGGTGCTTTAAAGTTTTTCAAGGATATGCAAAACAAAGGGTTCTCACCTAACTCTGTTACTTATGGGACACTTATCGATGGGCTTTTCAGGATTGGCAGAGAAGAGGATGCCTTTAAGATTCGTGAGCATATGCTGAAGCATGGGTGTGAACCTAGCTTTGAAGTTTATAGAGCACTTATGACTTGGTTGTGTAGAAAGAGGAAGGTCTCACAGGCCTTCCGTCTTTATTTGGAATATTTGAAGAACCTTCGTGGCAGGGAAGATGATTCAATCAATGCTTTGGAGCAATGTTTTGTCAGAGGAAAAGTGGAACAGGCATTTCAAGGTTTACTAGAATTGGACTTCAGGTTGAGAGATTTTGCTTTAGCTCCATATACAATTCTACTTATTGGGTTTTGCCAGGCAGAAAAAGTAGATGAAGCATCAGTTATATTTTCTGTTCTTGATAAgttcaatatcaatatcaatcCTACAAGTTGTGTATTTTTAATCCGAGGTCTCAGTGAAAAAGGAAGGCTGGATGATGCAGTAAACATCTTCCTTTACACTCTTGACAGATGTTTCAAGTTGAAGTCAAGTGTTTGTGAGCAGCTCCTCAACCATCTTAATCTTTCCCAAGATAAAAAGGAGTGTGCTATTGATCTTGTTCATAGGATGAAGTCTGCTGGATACCTTTTAAATAGTTTGTTTTCACAGAACACATTGTGTACAGAGCAGGACAAACAATAGCACTGACTGATCAAGATGAATGAATTTCTGTATTCAGCTCTTCGCACATCCCCATTACGGAAAGAGGTTATGAATCAGGAGACTCAATACACTTTCTAATGAGCTAAAGGTTATAGTGATCAATTGAAATGTacttgcatgctggttttcaggATTTTACTTTACACTAGGAATTGAGTTGTCTAGAACTACCGTAGAAATATAAACACTTCATATCTCTGAATTCTCTTCATTGCTGAAAGAATTTGAAGAGCAAGTAGGAAAGTTGGTTTAAGCTTTAGATGGAAGCTTAGCTGGTATGATTAAATAGAGACACCCAATGTCACTTGTTCTTGTGGTCTTTCTTTGACCTGAAACACAaacagtcttttttttttcttttctttggattTTGTAAGTTCTTCTACCCTTCTTACCTTTTTGGTATCTCTTTTGGGGGATTTTATGGTTGGTTTGTGCATAAACCGTTGTGGCATTTTAAGGTGTGTAGCAATGATTTGATgagttttattcaaatttagaaTTACTTGCATAGACTGAGAATAGTACTTTCTGAATAATGCTGGTGATAGGGAGTCCTACTACCAATATCCAGCCATCACTAGCTATGCTGCTTTGCTCAAACAACTTGAAGTATTtcatcttttccttttcttctctttattaTTTCACCTCTTTGACTCCTAGTTTTTCTCAGAGGACTTGAGGTGCTTCAAGTTGCTGACTTTTGGAATTTGGGCTTGaaataatttatgcattttGTTCTCCTTGTTCTTAGTTAAGAATTTGCTTCTAGTTATTTGTTTTTGAGAAATGCTTTTGGTATAATAATTCACACAACAAATTATACAACTGAGAGAAATAAAGTGAAGACAGAAAAATGAGATGATGTGGTGGAGAGAGATAGACACAAAAAGTGTGGTATAAAATGTTGTTTGAATAACACAACTCTTTGATTTTTGTGCTGAGACCGTCTTCTTCTTGGCTATTCTCCACCTAATGATGTTTTCTTTCTCATCTGGGGAGCTTTTGTCTGTTTTATTGTGTCAAAAAGATGATCATAGATAGGGTCTGTTTAgtctttaagtttttttattatagctAAAAGGAGACTTCATTTGCTCCTGATactacagatttttttttaaaaaaaaatcctttcagtttattattgaatttttttctttttaatctggCATTTGAAAGGTTGCTTTTTTGGTATCTGCAAATGGGTTACTGAAAATTTATAATGAGTGCAATAGATGGGTTTTCATCTTGAGTTTTGGATTCTtatgcatttaaaaaaaaaatgttagtttcTTCAACCCCATAGCATGATAATTCTATTCAGTAGATTATAATAGCAGTGCATATACTGGTATGGTTTTAAACTGGCCTTTTTTGGGTAATCCATCTATATTGAAGTGCTCTGTTAAGTATTGATTAGTATTCCATAAAAATGAAAGGAATATATAGACACCAACATAATTTGATCACTGCTTAAAATACCATCTAGGATATCCAATCCCTGGTAGGATTCATGTAGGGTTGTGTGATCATTTTTCTTTCTGATGTATTAATGTGTAAAGTGCATTGAAGATGTTAGGACATTATTGATGCCATTATGCTTGACAATTTCCTTAACTTCTTGCAGGTCTCATGTTGTAGGGGCAATTTCTCTTGCTTTGTTATTCTGCGTGCTTGTCATCATGTGCTGTATGACCCTTCATTTCAGGCAGTTTTGGGATTTCCATTTGTTGTATGCTTCAGTACGTTTCTTCCTATATGTCTAAGAGCATTTTGGCAAACATTGACAAGGAAGAGGGAAAGAAGACAGACATTATGGTTGTTCTTTGGTGATATCTCACTCATGCATTGTACACCAGCAGGCAAAGGCAAATTTCTTAACGATAGTCAGTATCTGATTTGGAATAACAAGTTCTTGCTAATAATAAATTTCCCTGGATTCCATATCTTTTTCACATTTTAACACAATAATCAAAATTTGGTGAAGTTTAGACACAATTACTTGTTTTGATACCCAAAGAAGACATTTAGTTTTTTACTTCCCTATAACATATCAGAAGCTGAGGTTTAGCTATATATCAGGTTGCTTATTATTGATTATGATTTTCTTTGTAAACGGATTCTATGCCTCACATAGTTGATTGCTTATGTAACCTGGTGTGTTAAAATGTCGTTTGTGTAATCCGGTAATCACAGCTCAATTCCCATACAGATGGATAGGATAGACACAACTCACAAGGGCACCCCACAAAACATGCACAAATGTCAATTATATTTTAGGGGCATATAGAACATGTCCTTTTTCAGCTATATATGATGCAAAGCCACAAGAGGGTTAAgattataactattttattaatttataatttaatttcaattttgaagcTGATTCTGACTACAAGCTGAAAATAGCAGGGAAACAGCCTCTTCGCTTCCAGGATAAGGCAGCATACAGTTACCCTTTGCGGATCCCTGCAGGTTGGAAACCTTGCCCATTGAACTGGTCTTGTTAAGTGTTAACATTATTATTACAATATCTTGTCCTGCTTTTGTATATTCTTTAACATCTTGTTCTTTCCAGGTGAtcagaaaataaagaaataataaatttattcaagATGGTTATGTACTTACAAAATACCGtttcaattcattatatttttattggaaaaaaaattgatcttgATATTGCCTTCCCAGCAAATGAAATATGGAATCATTTCATAACCCTCCCAAAtcccattaatattttttttgcacattttattcttcaaatTTCAAGGCCAGCCATGCGATTAAAATTTAGTACAGCTGATACACAGTTTTAGGATTTCAAGATTATGGATTTGAGAATTCTATGTGGCCTCTTTGTGCTGTAGCACCTCTGTGCTCTGTCTAATTagcaatatttcattttttagatTACTGTTGCTTGAAACTCAACATTAGTAATGCAGATACCTGGTATCCCTGTTGTGTGTTGGAACATTTTTTCCTGCCCAAATGGCACTTGTGTAATACTCTATCAAAAAGAATGTCAATTACACTGCTATTTTCCCCCCAGTGCCACTGCAAGGGGGTAACCATATCTGGGGAATTATAGTGTGGAAGTTTGTCAATTGGTAGTTCCTAACCTAAGGTTGAAAAGGTTGGGTCTTGAAAACAAATAGTGATTGAATCTATAGGAATAGTGGGATGTGTTTCTCTTGTAAGTAGCAATCTGTTAGGAGTTAAATGTTGGTGGGTTAAGATGGTTTGATAGTGGggagtttaattaaaaatttcaagtaAAAGAAATCTGATAGAtggatcaaatttaattaatatttaaaaaaaaataagaacttaattaatttgagaaaaacttGAGATCAAAATTGTATACAGTTCAAACcagaaagagttaaaaaaagtttatactcAATTCAATTAACCCTATTACTAATTATTTCAAAACTTGTTTTAACTTCCCTGCTTGTAATTTTACAGCGAGGGCCACCAGTGCTACAATTACCCGTCCTCGAGATAATTAAAGAAGATTGTTTGCCTAGATAAATATTATTGCTGTTCATTCATATCCTTGAAGCACAACTAACCTTTACGATAAAATAAGCCGGTAAtgcagaaaatgtttttttttatgccaTGTTGAACTTTCTCCGAGAGTCGAGTTTGGATGCATCATTCCCCCCCCCATCAAGTAACGTGAGGTTACTCCAACTTAATTAGAGTTTTCAAGTTGGCGTCCAgggttatattaaatattttaaaaagagagTTTTATCATTTATAGGGATTCTATCTTACTCGAACATGATTACTTTTAATAGAGGATAATTAtagtttaaataaaacaaataaatactgTGGCTACCGGCTAGTCAGCACATTCTATTTGGTTAATCGCAACTTGAGTTTAAATGTACATTTGATGCAGTGTAGAGATATTGGCCCGTGAATTATGTTGCTAATATGGGATAGTTAAATCAAATGCGTGAGGGAATGATGAGTCTAAGAAATCAAAGTGATATATAATGGGTATGCTCTCCCAAATCCTCAAAGCACTCAGTGTTTGTAATTAGCTggtgacaaaaataaaatgtgatAATAGGAGCATAAAATAAGACTTGAGATCCTCGCAAGTCAAGCTTCTAGCCACCTACGCACCACACGCTTATCATGCGAGAAGTTTAGCTTTTCCATGCTTGCAAGTTGGAACATCAATATCGgagaaatcaatttttttttattcattggaAAAgcgaattgtattttttttctacctagagatattttaatgaaatgagTGTTTCAGCAAGGGATGTCTCAATCGTGATGATAAAGCGTTTGAGTGTTATGTTGGGATGTCTCACTTATAATAAGGCTGGATTCATTGTTATGATTCCTCGTAAATAAAGCATCTGTAACGACAAATGTAAGTTTAACCTTTGACCTTAACCTCGGAATGTAGCAACCTTATTTTGCTTGCACTACACTACCATTAAATTGAAGGATGTTTGAGTGAATGATGATAATCCAGCTGGAGATTATGTCATTGTAATAGGTGCTTACAGCTAAGAATTGGTATGATTTGAGAGCTAAATACGAATGGCCATAAAGATTTGACAACCATAAAAGTTCTTTAATGATTGTTTCTGCAACACTTCAACTTTTTCAGTAGTAAACAAACTAAGATATCACTTCAAGAGAAAATCTTCAGAGTAAAAGAGTAtctctaaaaaatttatattattttatcttgaaaaaacgagtatagatttaaatatacgCAATTGTTAATAATATACTGAGTTCGAGCCAAATTCGTATAACGATTCTCTCAAATTTaatgtctttctttttttcacagCCAAATTGAAatgttgtgagttgtgacagTTCCAAATTGCAAGTGTTGAATGAAGTCGTCAACAAAGAAATTAACCTTACTCATGaacaataaatcatattttagtCAATGGTAAAATTACTCTATCACTAtcacaataaattatttttatttttagaagaaattgtTTCAGTTCTTTCTTTACTgctgtttatttcattttagtcaTTCCATTCACGTAAGTTTTGTATCATCTGTTTTTACAGCCCTTAACTCTTGTTTACTTTCAAATTCATGAGTGCAATTCCCTCTCGATGCCTTCTAAAGATAGTATGTTTAAGATGGCTTTTAAATAGTGTTAAGAAACACGTAGTTGCATGGCCTTGATCTGAAGCACCATGACACTCCTAAATGCTAATGGATTTATGATACCATGAATTTGTGTCGAACTCAATTCCAAAAAGTTATCATCGGAAAGTAAAGTGAGGGTTACCCTCTAATTATATACATCATTTTGGCACTGTTTAGAATTGACAGACCAATATCATTTTGCATACTCAGATATTATTAGGACGTCTACAAATATGGTGCATTATTCGCAAAATTGATTATTTACCACTCTATAGTCTATACTATACTGAATATTTCGTACACGTTATTATAAACTATATGTTCATATTAGCATGAATCTGCTTGAAAAAATCTCCAGTCTTGAGCAGTATCATGGCAACTGGCGCCATCCCAGCAAGGGTGGTAATCTATGTAGGAATCTCTAATATGTAGAAACCTGTGAATCACACATACAGCATCGCATCTCATCACACAATGTTACATGTAAGCATATCAGGGCTTAAAAAATGACTTTGTGAATCTCAGTATGGGGATGATTTGTTTCACCATATTATCCCCATATTGATGCAAGAACCAAGAAAGTGCAAAAGCTATAATAGCTTCCCTCACTATTTTAGTAATACAGATTCGCAAAAACCCAACAACACCATCGCTTTTCATAGCAGAAAGTCAGAAACACTTACCGAAGTTATCAAGTTCCACGAAGGGAGCGGACACGATCTTGAATCAAGTTCCTTTCCCAATCTGCTATATCCTCAAATGCATATTCTGGAAGATTCTCAAATGGCTCCTTCCACGGATCATTCTTAGCCAAATCGTAAGTAGCTCCACGTATTGCTCTTTTATTTGGTCCACAAGGTCTCTTTGAAGTTAGCATATCATATGCTTTATTTAGCTGTCCAAAGAAAAATGCCACATTCATTTGTGAAAAAATGAAATCACGATTAATAAATCCGTGAACCAATCTATCACCACCAAGTGGATGATATGCAACCATAACGCTTGTGAAAAATTAAGTAGTATGGAAATTGTTTATGGAGATATGAAGTTGGTTAGACggttaagaaagaagaaaatgagggAAAGTTCGTGGGTTTGATCCCTCCTATtaacaaaaaactaacaaactaacaattaacatttgcccatcaaaaagaaaaacagaagtTGTTTCTGGATTCAAAGATAAGGTGAGGGTTTAGGACTCACATTCATGTCACAAAACCAGAACAAATAAGCAATTGCCGCCGCTGGAGCTCTTCCAAGTCCAGCTGTACAATGTACATAAACTCTTCCTTTTCCCTCAGAAAATGCCCAGTCCAAGGACGAGACTGCTTTAGGTAGTCCATTTCGCAAGGAATCTGGGTCAAAGTCTTTTGCCTAATaacataagataaaaaaatgtgaagataatttaatttaagaacaAGTAAGCAAAAAACTTGGAACAATTTCAGAGTGAAGATAACTTTTCTCATTTTTGACATGGTATATAGTCTATTGCATTGGGTTAGAGATTAGACTAGTCAAGATAGCTCAGACCTGTTGGCAATAGGAGAACGGAGCCATCAATAAACTCGATTCATTTTTATGTTCATGAATATTTAAGGTTCATAGTATTTTTCCTATACTAGTATCTTCCAAGAGTCATGTCTCATTGTATCACATGTAGCAAAAGGTGTCCTGCATAATGTAAAATACTGATGTACTAAATTTGCATAATGAGCCAAAATCAAGCAAAGAAGTCAAGTTTTGAGTACTCCCCTTTCTCTACCTATCTCCTTAGTTCCTTCAAAAAATCTACACTTCCTGATAACATTTGGCTAGTCATATGTTGTCTAGATTATCACAATACCAgaggttttgtttttctttatcctCAATAAATTTACAGAAAACAGGCTTGCTTACCGGTCTCCTCGTGTGGCTAATTTCAAGTTCACGACACCTTCTTATTATTGACTGCAAGTCTACTCCCCAATACTCAACATCCTTATCTTGTTGTAAGTTTAAAATGTATGCCACGCCCTCTTCCTTTTTGAGGTGATCTATGTCTTCAGGTTTCTGTGGTTGAGAGCCCACAATCAAGTTGTCCGTTATAAGAGTATAATTCATACCTGAAAATCAGGAATCACTGGTTACATCAGTTGAATGATGTATTAGGTCTTACCATACACGAAGAAAATTTAATGTTGGAGATCCTACATTGACTAGTGGTGTGACTAAAATAGTGTATATAACATTGAGGGACAATTTCCCATCCCATAAGCTAGTTTTCAGGATAGAGTCAGATTGAAACCCAGATTTCAAAATGGTATTAGAACATATCCTAATGGTTATTGTTGGGCTTATCAGACCACTTGTTCATTGAGCTGCTATTGAATCACCTGGAGATGTTCAATCTTGCAAACTTCAACTCAAGATATCTAGTCCTTCATGCTTGAGATGTCTAGTCCTTGGCATAAAGATGGTCAAAATAATACATGAGTGGgaagcttttggggttgagttatgCTCAAACCCAAACACTAAgggtaaaaaaaatagtctttttCAAGGGCCAtatacatcaaaatcaaaacttaAGTATGTAGACTCtgtactaattaaaattaaacattacaCAGTAATAGTATAGCACACGCTTTGCATTTTACAGTTGGGGGAGGGAGCACAAGGAATCTCAACCACATAACAGAAGATGACGTTTTCAAaaagtgattgatagatgagtaaatcctctctctctctctctctctctctctctccctcccttTGTAAAACACCCTCTCCAATTTTAAGCCAAGAGGCACAAACTAATATAACAATCGAAGATTGCAAGTATAACCAAAGGAGTGAGGAACAAAATCACACTATCATTGGTATATCTAGCACCATCTAATAATGCAACAGTGATTAACAAAAACCCATCTGCAAGGTCATTCCTTCCCCTTACATATCCCTCACATTTCTCAAtatcataatcatatcaaatattGGTAGCATCTCAATGAAATGGTGCAAACAAAAGTACTAGGTAGCAAATGTCAAATAATAGGATATAGATGAAACTGACCCAGATCATGGTGATACTCATAAGGGTTCCTCATCATTCTCTTCATAGCTATATTGTACTCCTCCATCCTGTCCTTGTTCTTAGAGGGCCTCTTGCTCGTGCTTGTGGTCGTGGGGTTCTCCTCAATCCCACTTTCTGATAGTTTATTACAACGTATTGGACTAGGCCTAATAGAATAGTTATGATTAGGAGGAACCATGAAACAACACGATGATTTATTCTTCATCTGCTTTGATAGTGCTTGTTGTGAATCTAGAGGAACTCTGAATACTGAAGGGAAGCCAATGTTACTAACGGTTCCCATCTCTCTTTGCTCCTCGTGTCGTATGTTTGTGCCGGGTCGGTTCTAGGCTGTTCTTATGTGATGATGAACCATAATGACCAAAACAACCTTGGATATTGGAGCAAGGAAGGCCAACAACTGTTTTTCGTCACTCGTTCGTTTGGAAAAAACACACgttcaattcaattttttctttatcaaaatttgagaaaaaaattcacaaaactTACATTTACTACACATGTATTAAATGTgctgaaagattttttttattctcttaacCGATCTTTAGAGTTACTATATCATATTAACTACTTTGGCTGTTGGATAATGTTTACAAAGAATGTTAATTTTAGAATATTGAGTaatgagtaaaaaaatataaaaaaaattactaacacaCTCTTgcaaatattaatataagtttatcacaatttttaattaaaaaatacgattagtttcttaatcaatgtttttagaaaataaattaacaaatctcACGTTATATCCTTTTCAAAAGGATTTAtaatcttgttctttctttaaaatagaattGTTTGAGACTAAGCTCATGGcccaatttatatatataaccacctttacttaaaaaataggaCCGACCCAAATTTGCCACAGTAAGTGTTAACCAAGGTTAACATCTTTCAATccattaaaaaggaaaaaaaggtttACACCTTCAATCAAGCATAAACTTCTTATAAGGTAAATCACACATTGGTtaagattaaatatattatgtCACTACACTAAAACATGATAATATTACCTCTAATTTAAGAGACCTTGAGCCTCATGTTAAGAAATTCCTCCTGATCATATTCATGTCTCAAGAAAAGTTTATGATTATACAAACGCTCATGGATTTTGGGATTTGCAAAGCtatctccctttctccattctcaaGTTTTGGATTCCGTTCGAGCAATTCCTCCTTCAAAGCGTTCCAAAAGGAGCTGATAATTTTATCTGGGATTGGTACCCAGGATGGCAACTTCAAAGTGTCTTCAGCTTATAATTCGCTGAATGATTGTAATCATTTGCATAGTTTGGAGATGGAGTGGGCGTGAGAGAATTCGGGTTTtgttatgaaaatatatttgtgaGGGAGGGGGCAAAAGCATggcttttttactttctttccaCTGACTGGAACAACAGATATAGtgaaagagt comes from the Glycine soja cultivar W05 chromosome 6, ASM419377v2, whole genome shotgun sequence genome and includes:
- the LOC114415706 gene encoding phosphoglucan phosphatase LSF2, chloroplastic-like, yielding MGTVSNIGFPSVFRVPLDSQQALSKQMKNKSSCCFMVPPNHNYSIRPSPIRCNKLSESGIEENPTTTSTSKRPSKNKDRMEEYNIAMKRMMRNPYEYHHDLGMNYTLITDNLIVGSQPQKPEDIDHLKKEEGVAYILNLQQDKDVEYWGVDLQSIIRRCRELEISHTRRPAKDFDPDSLRNGLPKAVSSLDWAFSEGKGRVYVHCTAGLGRAPAAAIAYLFWFCDMNLNKAYDMLTSKRPCGPNKRAIRGATYDLAKNDPWKEPFENLPEYAFEDIADWERNLIQDRVRSLRGT